TTTGCTCAGCCCTCTAGTTTCATTTATGTTCACTGACCTGAAACGCTGCACCAATCAACTTAATGGGAACTCAAACTCcatctaaaatgtttctgacaCAACAGTAAGACTAGATTCTCTCCAAATGTTTGAGTGGATGGCTCAAAAAAGACTCTTTAATCTtctagaaacagaaaatgagaaatacaTAAGACATTCAGAACATTTCTGAGGTGTAACATGGGGTAATTTCTCCCATAAAAGTCTTAATTACCAAAGTCAGATGCCACAAGAAGCCACCAAGTTCAAAGTCAGGTCAACTGGCCAGAGTCAAAAAGTTAAGGTCAGTTTGCTGGGCAGGATCCCAAAGACCcagggcctagtcaaagttcactGTCAGGTCACAAGAGTCAGGTTCCAAACTCAAACTAATGAGAACTAAGACAAGGAATCCAGTTTAAAGACATCAAGGTCCAATGGTTGTTCATGCAAGAACAAGTCAAACCTGGAGTTCCTGCCTTCTCTCTGAGACCAACACAAACCAGCTGCAAGTCAAAAGCTGGGAAGGTTTTGAGTCAAACTTTAAAACCAAGTAGGACAATTGTTGCAGTTCAAAGCTAAAACTATGGAAGTCCTGACGAGTCGAGACTAGACAATGTTGAAGGAAAGACCGAGTGGTTGGTACTTCAAACGTCTTTCTACTGTTTTATAGATGTAAACTACAGCATCAAGTGGAAGACCCAACCTTGGTTCTCGGTTAGCTTAGCCACATCGTAGGTAGCTTCCtctcagcagccattgtacttGTTCTTCCTGTTGTAAATGTTTCTACTGTCAATCAGGacaaacttcctgtttcttaCATTTCCTTCAGGCAGACTGACGGTCAGCCCATTCGGGGTCTTCACTCCCAGACTCAGCTTCTTCTTCCAGAGGTAATAATACTCCACACACTCTGACAGGGACTTGGACCGAACCTTAAGCACACAAAACGGGTCACATATGTCATATAATCAGACATATCTGCATACACATGTTAATTGGTTCATattggatcagaaccggaccgAGACCCAAACTCACCACTTTCTGGACGCTGCTGAAGTCTTTATGGTGGATCTGCAGGGATTTAACCAGCAGCTTCTTCTCAGCGGCGCTCCACTGAACACCTGCAGCACACAAGATGTTAATGCAACATCTACCTGCTGTATTTCTGGGTTCAGTCAGACATTACTGCTTGGTTCTGATCAACCAACTGACCAGTCTGGTTGGGGAAGGTCTTTGGTTCTGATAACATCTTCTCCACCGTCAGCTGACAGAGAGAACAGATTACGATTAGATCAAACAGaagaaactaacaaaataaaaacacaccaacaaaccaccagcagtcacttaaactggaaaacattcccatctctatttttttcttactataGATAATTATTCTAgaagttaaaaacatatttgtactgtttttgattaagtttttgtctctttggaggatttttactggtttttactctttttttgtgtcCTTGAGGTGAGATTCAGTActgttgcattttattattttgttctgatttttgttcagttttgggtttgtttgttttttctgtgtggaTATTTCTACgtctgcattgtttttttttttcacattttcactaaatttatttctgttttgagagCCTGGGATGTATTTTGGCTCTTTTTACGTTAATATTTCcatctgtttgtgtgtctggtttggtgtatttgttttttccctcctgTTTCTTATGGTTTCAGTCTCTTTGGATTATTGATGAAGGTTTTCTAACTCTATGGGACCCATAAGGCCTCTTCAGATAATAAAACCATTCCAGTTGATGATTCTCCTCATATTAATAAATTCCTTCTGAAAACTGCTTTATGATCATGTTTTACCAGGAAGTCTCCTTTGCACTGTGCCAGCAGCTGCAGGGCGTGTTCTGGTCGGGCCCGGGCTCCTGGTACCACACTGGACCGGGCCATCATCAGCAGAGCCTCCACTGCAACAACAGAACAAGAACGTTTTCAATTCATTTCTAAATTAAGAATGTTCtgtagctgtttttatttctctgaccTCTCTGCTGATCCACGGGGCACTCCATCTCGTCATACGGCGTCCACAGCAGCAGTGCATTATGGGAGTCGGCCCAGGCATATTTTCTGTCCCGTAAAGACGGGATCTCGGCCTGGAAGCTCTTTCCAAAGTTGATCCGCCTGAGATTAACAGCTCACAGTTAGTAAGGGACGTTATTCCTAAAAACGGACTTCAGAAGTCGAACACGTACGGCTTGATGCCTCCTGTTGCTATGGGCTCTGGTGGAGGACAGGCGGTTGCCATAGGAACAGGGTCACCTAAAACTGTCAATCAGAGACTcgtgttaaagctgcagttttatgaacatatttttataaaactcaCATGCTGCAGCTGTAACCCAACATGTCGCCCACTCAGTCTcgtttctcagtttttttcagGACTTACTGTGCAGCTGCATGATGTCTGCTCTCTGCTGCCTCCTGGTGGTGACTGAACGGTACAGCCCCGTCCCAGGCCTGTTGGGGCAGAGCATCGGGGGAGGGGTGTAGTGACCCAGATCAGCCATCTGAACCCGGCTGCCCTTAGATCCAGACTCTTCCTGCTCCTTCAGATGCATTATGCTGCGGTAGAGCACAGCGCCCCCGCTGGCTGGGGTGGGCATGACGCCTTTCTTCTGCCCGGACATTCCTCTGGTTTGGACCGGGACTGAAACGGGCATCACGATGGACACTGGGCTTTGAGTGGGAGAAGAGGTGTCCTAAAGACAGCAAGGAGAGAAACGTCAAAATGATGTTCAGCCTaaactttttaaactgctcTTTATTCTGGCCACTAGAGGGCAGGCTTTCTTTATAAACCTAAGCATTTCCAGAAATTACCTTTTGGAACAAAAGTGTGAACATCTAAACTATGTTTTAATAAGCATTTCTGACAACTTTTGTCAATCAGAACCAGTGAGGCATAGTGCGGACCTTTTTCAGGCGTGTCGGCGATCTGAAGCCGCTGTGGGAGCGCATGTGTCCGTTTAATGCTGGGAGACTCTTAAAGTCGCGGTTACACACCGTGCACAGCAGCCGGCACCTGCTTCCAGAAACACAACATGAAACCATCTCCATCTTAGACGTTGCTGATGATCGCCAGCTAATAACGACCAGACTACCTGGAGTCCAGAACCCCAGTGGCTCTTAAAGGCTGCAGCTGCTTCCCCTGGAACcagcagagaaaacacaacTTAGACATCTCAAAGTGTCGGATTGATTCATTTTCAGCTAAACAGCATCAAGACGAACCCAGTTCCAGTCTGGTTGGCTTTCAGCCCCTTTTCTTgaccctcttcttcctcctctacACTCATCCTTACAGCTCCGTCCCGCAGATAGGCCAGAGGTTGGACCAGAACCACTGCAGACTGGACCTCTGTCCAGAGGGGAGAAGCTGGTCTCAAGGCTGCCGGCGGCCTCCTCCACTTCGCTCTGCCCCGGCAGGAGGTGCTGGGTTCTCTGGTGGGGATGGGTGCTGTCGGAGGACGGGAAGTAGCTGCTGGGGTCGCTGGGAGAAAGCGCGGTGGCGGGGTCTCTGCTCAGCTGGTTGGACGTTTGTTTGGGACAACCTGTCCGCATCTGAGGACCTGGACTGGAGACGGCCGGCGTTGGAGGGTAGTGAGGACTTGGACCTGGGGTTGTTGGGCTACAGAAGGGCTGCTGGGTgttgtttccatggtaaccCTCATGGTAGAACTGGTTGTTGGGGAAATCCTCAGCAGGGGAAGAGCTCATCTCAATGGAGCTCCATCTGCCCATGGCATCGGCTGCAGAGGATGAGCCCAGAGGAGGACACTGGACCTGGGACagggtgggggacatggagtcccAGGTGGGCGGGGCCTGACCTGCTGGGTTGCTGTGATCAAACATGCCACCGGCATGAATCGATGGAGTGTTATAGGCTTTAGCTGTTTGCTCCACCTCATCGGTGTGGGGTGTCTCACTGGTGCTGTACTGGTACTGGGAGGGTGACTGGTTCTGGAACAGATTATCAGATCAGGGAACTGTTAGActctctgctggttctgctgggttaTCAGGATTATGATTCTTACCTGGTAGGAGAAAGTGCTCCCATTGAGATAACATGACAGATCAGAGGACGCCTCACACTTGTTCCAGTCGGTGTAGTCCAACTCTGGGTCCGGGTTCTGGTTGTACAGGAAGAGCTGAGGTTGGGGAGTGAGGTGAGGGGAGCTAACCTGAGGGCTGTGGAGGAGAGGGGAGTGGTAGGAGGAGTTGACCTGGGCTGAATGGAGGTGAGCAGAGGTCATCTGGGGCTGATAGAAGAGGTGGGACGGGGATACCTCCATCTGCGGTGAAAGGTGTGGGGAGGCGACCTGCGGCTGTGTGAGGTGAGTGGAGGTCATCTGGGACTGGGGGAACTGAAAGGAGGAAGTCTGGGTCTGCAGTCTGAGGTTCGGCGAGGTTACCTGACACATGTGAGGGGACGTATTCTGGGGCGGATATACGTGAGGCGAGGACACCTGGAAAAAACAGATGTTTAGAAACAAGcaaaactttagaaatattaaatctgTTTGATGAACTAAGCAGGAACC
This genomic window from Xiphophorus couchianus chromosome 24, X_couchianus-1.0, whole genome shotgun sequence contains:
- the LOC114140543 gene encoding transcriptional-regulating factor 1-like isoform X2 — its product is MCSGSTAVCVYEDMSDLWTFPAASPPPIVNQSHSLPPFSTSLFRNHGNLSPAKVSSPHVYPPQNTSPHMCQVTSPNLRLQTQTSSFQFPQSQMTSTHLTQPQVASPHLSPQMEVSPSHLFYQPQMTSAHLHSAQVNSSYHSPLLHSPQVSSPHLTPQPQLFLYNQNPDPELDYTDWNKCEASSDLSCYLNGSTFSYQNQSPSQYQYSTSETPHTDEVEQTAKAYNTPSIHAGGMFDHSNPAGQAPPTWDSMSPTLSQVQCPPLGSSSAADAMGRWSSIEMSSSPAEDFPNNQFYHEGYHGNNTQQPFCSPTTPGPSPHYPPTPAVSSPGPQMRTGCPKQTSNQLSRDPATALSPSDPSSYFPSSDSTHPHQRTQHLLPGQSEVEEAAGSLETSFSPLDRGPVCSGSGPTSGLSAGRSCKDECRGGRRGSRKGAESQPDWNWGKQLQPLRATGVLDSRCRLLCTVCNRDFKSLPALNGHMRSHSGFRSPTRLKKDTSSPTQSPVSIVMPVSVPVQTRGMSGQKKGVMPTPASGGAVLYRSIMHLKEQEESGSKGSRVQMADLGHYTPPPMLCPNRPGTGLYRSVTTRRQQRADIMQLHILGDPVPMATACPPPEPIATGGIKPRINFGKSFQAEIPSLRDRKYAWADSHNALLLWTPYDEMECPVDQQRVEALLMMARSSVVPGARARPEHALQLLAQCKGDFLLTVEKMLSEPKTFPNQTGVQWSAAEKKLLVKSLQIHHKDFSSVQKVVRSKSLSECVEYYYLWKKKLSLGVKTPNGLTVSLPEGNGQKTSKSQKAS
- the LOC114140543 gene encoding transcriptional-regulating factor 1-like isoform X3; its protein translation is MSDLWTFPAASPPPIVNQSHSLPPFSTSLFRNHGNLSPAKVSSPHVYPPQNTSPHMCQVTSPNLRLQTQTSSFQFPQSQMTSTHLTQPQVASPHLSPQMEVSPSHLFYQPQMTSAHLHSAQVNSSYHSPLLHSPQVSSPHLTPQPQLFLYNQNPDPELDYTDWNKCEASSDLSCYLNGSTFSYQNQSPSQYQYSTSETPHTDEVEQTAKAYNTPSIHAGGMFDHSNPAGQAPPTWDSMSPTLSQVQCPPLGSSSAADAMGRWSSIEMSSSPAEDFPNNQFYHEGYHGNNTQQPFCSPTTPGPSPHYPPTPAVSSPGPQMRTGCPKQTSNQLSRDPATALSPSDPSSYFPSSDSTHPHQRTQHLLPGQSEVEEAAGSLETSFSPLDRGPVCSGSGPTSGLSAGRSCKDECRGGRRGSRKGAESQPDWNWGKQLQPLRATGVLDSSRCRLLCTVCNRDFKSLPALNGHMRSHSGFRSPTRLKKDTSSPTQSPVSIVMPVSVPVQTRGMSGQKKGVMPTPASGGAVLYRSIMHLKEQEESGSKGSRVQMADLGHYTPPPMLCPNRPGTGLYRSVTTRRQQRADIMQLHILGDPVPMATACPPPEPIATGGIKPRINFGKSFQAEIPSLRDRKYAWADSHNALLLWTPYDEMECPVDQQRVEALLMMARSSVVPGARARPEHALQLLAQCKGDFLLTVEKMLSEPKTFPNQTGVQWSAAEKKLLVKSLQIHHKDFSSVQKVVRSKSLSECVEYYYLWKKKLSLGVKTPNGLTVSLPEGNGQKTSKSQKAS
- the LOC114140543 gene encoding transcriptional-regulating factor 1-like isoform X1, whose product is MCSGSTAVCVYEDMSDLWTFPAASPPPIVNQSHSLPPFSTSLFRNHGNLSPAKVSSPHVYPPQNTSPHMCQVTSPNLRLQTQTSSFQFPQSQMTSTHLTQPQVASPHLSPQMEVSPSHLFYQPQMTSAHLHSAQVNSSYHSPLLHSPQVSSPHLTPQPQLFLYNQNPDPELDYTDWNKCEASSDLSCYLNGSTFSYQNQSPSQYQYSTSETPHTDEVEQTAKAYNTPSIHAGGMFDHSNPAGQAPPTWDSMSPTLSQVQCPPLGSSSAADAMGRWSSIEMSSSPAEDFPNNQFYHEGYHGNNTQQPFCSPTTPGPSPHYPPTPAVSSPGPQMRTGCPKQTSNQLSRDPATALSPSDPSSYFPSSDSTHPHQRTQHLLPGQSEVEEAAGSLETSFSPLDRGPVCSGSGPTSGLSAGRSCKDECRGGRRGSRKGAESQPDWNWGKQLQPLRATGVLDSSRCRLLCTVCNRDFKSLPALNGHMRSHSGFRSPTRLKKDTSSPTQSPVSIVMPVSVPVQTRGMSGQKKGVMPTPASGGAVLYRSIMHLKEQEESGSKGSRVQMADLGHYTPPPMLCPNRPGTGLYRSVTTRRQQRADIMQLHILGDPVPMATACPPPEPIATGGIKPRINFGKSFQAEIPSLRDRKYAWADSHNALLLWTPYDEMECPVDQQRVEALLMMARSSVVPGARARPEHALQLLAQCKGDFLLTVEKMLSEPKTFPNQTGVQWSAAEKKLLVKSLQIHHKDFSSVQKVVRSKSLSECVEYYYLWKKKLSLGVKTPNGLTVSLPEGNGQKTSKSQKAS